Genomic window (Dasypus novemcinctus isolate mDasNov1 chromosome 10, mDasNov1.1.hap2, whole genome shotgun sequence):
CctggaccataaaactactagaagaaaatgtagggaaacatcttaaagaactcatggtaggtggtggtttcttggaccttacacccaaagcacacgcaaccaaagaaaaaacagataaaagagacctcctcaaaattaaatatttttgcacctcaaaggactttgtcaaaagggtaaaaagctataaccccaggtactggtgctcctgagggctacagagtacagtcacggcagatggctctggagttcactgtctgccagtgggccctactttggaatttgtgctcctgaaaggagttggacacagatgtgacctctctactcatgcctctactgtcacttttactgaaccctgTGACTgatgctggggtttgtgtatgctcacgagacttgaatctctggactgtccatgtgccagctggctcctgagcctcaggagagttacAATACATACtttctggttcgttggacttacccaggtcagctgacagggggGTGagaatgatcaaccaccacaccagggaaccgagtgtctacaacagcaagcaggagaatcgcatccatcagccagttgggatctaagccccctcttgatttagaggtggagtggacatcaccatcccagggtccacatgatggaggaatataatatggattggagtggacttgctggtattctactatagaactgtagtgactctagcaatggaagaaattgtatcactgatgtggagatggtgaccatgggagttgctgagggcagggagagggaggaagaggtgtgatatggggtggggcattttcaggacttggcaattgtcctgaatgatactgcagggacagatgcaggatattgtatatcctgccataacccactggatggattgggggagtgtgaactacaatgtaaactatggtccatgtggtgtggcagtgctccagggtatattcaccaaatgcaatgaatgtgcctttgatgaaaggggatgttgatatgggagaagctggggtggggggagctatatgggaacttcctatgttttttaacataacatttttttgtaacattttgtgtgatctatttatcttttaaaaaaagacaatagggaagcagatttggcttaactgataagagcgtctacctaccacatgggaggtccagggttcaaatccaaggcctcctcctgacctctgtggtgagccggcccatgcgcagggctggtgcgtgcaaggagtgctgtgtcatgcaggggtgtcctctgcatagcggagcccaatgcacaaggagtgcatcctgtaaggagagccaccccacttgaaaaaagctcagcctgcccaggaacagtgccgcacacacagagagctgtcgcagcaagatgacgcaacaaaaaagagatgcggtttcccagtgcagctgacaagaatataagcggacacagaagaaaacacagcaaatggacacagagagcagacaacttgggggggggacgggggaagagattaaaaaaataaaaatagggaaacggactttggcccagtggttagggcgtccgtctaccatatgggaggtccgcggttcaaaccccgggcctccttgacccgtgtggagctggccatgcgcagcgctgatgcgcgcaaggagtgccgtgccacgcaagggtgtcccccgcgtgggggagccccacacgcaaggagtgcgcccgtgaggagccgcccagtgtgaaaagaaagtgcagcctgcccaggaaaggcgccgcccacacttcccgtgccgctgacgacaacagaagcggacaaagaaacaagacgcagcaaacagacaccaagaacagataaccaggggaggggggaaattaaataaaataaataaatctttttaaaaaaataaataaataataaaaataaaaattaaaaaatttactaattaaaaaaaaagggtgaaaaggcagctgacgcaatagaaaaatgtatttggaaatcacttttccaataagggtttaatatccatgacatataaagagatgttacaattcaacaataaaaacgaagacactttttttgttttttaatgtaacattccttgtgatctattaaccttaatttttaaaaaattaaaaaaaaaaaaaccctcaaagaCAAAgacccgattaaaaaatgggcaaaagacttgaatagacatttgtccaaagaaatacaaatggaaaaaaaacccatgaaaaaatgttcaacatcactaatgattatggaaatgcaaaccaaaatacaatgagacatcatctcacacctatcagaatgaccactattaaaaagacagagaacgccaagttttggagaggatatggagagatcaGAACACTTACttactgttgatgggaatgcagaatggtacagccactgtgaaggactgtttggtagttcctaaagaagttgaatatagatttgccacatgaccctgcaacaccactactgagtacatatccagaagaactgagagcaaagaCATGAAGATACACCTACACACCGATGTGCACAGcaccattattcactattgccaaaatctgcaaacaacccaggtgtccatcaatgcatgatggataaacaaactgtggtgtattcacatgatggaatattatgtagttgtaggaagaaatgaaatcttaaagcaaatgacaacatggataaacatggaggatattatgtggagtgaaacaagccaggcacaaaaggaaaaatactgcataattgcactactatgaactaagtatattgtgTTAACATATAGTTTGATtctataaatgcaaatataagtcaatttataaaaataaaattagattagtggttatgtagcgctggggaaggcatgctaaggggcatgaagcttttctttttggagtagtgaaatggttctaataattttttgtgttgatgaatgcataacattgtgattatagtaAAAGCCATGAATTACACATTTTAGACagattgtatagtatgtgaatatacctcaataaaactccttaaaaataaatatttgtgcatgaatagtcagaaatagcaggtAGGTACAACACGGGAAACagtgattgagaggtgaagaattttctggtttatttatctgttttttgtttattattattggaataacgaAAATGCTCTTAATCACTGAAATGAtgcatgcacaactatgtgattatgccaaataccaatTATTGTACACTGGATGAATTTTATGATTactatgtaccaataaaattgatttggttgaaaaaaaaatattatcgTGGGCCATGCTAAGTACTCCTTTACTGCATCACTTCAGGAGACTATCTTTTCACCTAATGGTTTTAGCAAGCACAGATGATCACTGCCTAGATTATTTCATTAGGGGTTGCTAAATGATGATTTTTAATTCTATCATTCCTTCtgtatttattagctcaaattcttcaattaaaaaatcacCTTTCTCTTATCAATTATTTGGTTATCATTAAAGACAgtatatacagaaaaggaaaaataagtacttgattctttccctttatttaatagagtagctgatgtggctcagtgggttgagtgtcagcttctcatatatgagatcccaggctcaatctggccctggtacctcaaaaaaaaaaccattaaattaaaaaaacaaaaataaacttttattctgTTTAAGTCACTGAAACTTTGTCATTTACCCTAATACCCTAACTTTCCAATCaccaagggaaatgaaaaaaacatgaattttccagaaaaatgaaaactcacTATTAACCCTAAGcagtctaaaaagaaaaaaactgaataaaaatagAACATAAAACTTTCGTTTTTTAAATTAGGCAacagaatacagaaaaattaattatGTAAATAGTCTCGACAACTATGCAAATTTGCATTACTATCTACTAACCCTTTTGAGTCCAATTTTTATTCAAATGGCATAAAATTGCAGATAATTGCAGGATCTCTTGAAATAGCATGGCTACATTTGAGTTAATAATTCTTTCTGAGAAAGGGCAGCAGAAACTTGGAAAAGTAaacaagggaaagagaaaaaacgtCATTTGCGGCCTAGAAAAAAGACAAACTTCAGGATGACTCGCCCTCATCAGAACAGACTTGCTGCTAAGGCACCGGGTTTCAACTCATTTTTCTGAACAGTACCTCAAAGCCTACGCAGGAAGCACAGCAAGGGGCTTGGGTTAGATTTCTCTTTACAaaatgcttgtttgtttgttttacaattCCTTTACAAGACACCtaacaattttattcatctttgcaaCTCAGGATCCAGCATGCCTGACATATACGCTGTGCATTCTGGAAATGTTTACTTCCATACATAAATGTTTAAGTAGCTGATCGAGTGTGCAGGTACCATGGCCCGAGAGTGGTTTTAATTCCCGGGCACTCAAGCTGTATGACCTTAGACTGGCTGCTTAACCACGCTGAGGCcaatttcttcattaataaaatgaagccTTGTCTCAGACTCACTAGCTCCTTAGGAGGTTTTACAAAATGGGTAGCAAAGAGTTTTGAGAATGGAAAACGTTGCACATGTGTATAGTGTAAGGCTGCTGACGAGTATGAATGGTGAAATGGAATGAACCCTGCACTCGAGCCAAAAAGTCCTGGGACTTGTGCAGCATCTACCAGTAACCGATTGTGCGACCCCGAGACGACCACGCCTCCTGTTTTCCCAGTTTAAGAGATGTAGAGGTTGCGATTCAACGGCAGTCCGGTCCTACGCtctaatagtctttttttttttaattttttaaatttttctaatagTCTTTAAGTCCGCTACACGCTAGGGACCTCGGGTATCCTCAGAAAGATGAACCCCGGGGGCTCCCGGACATGCCCGCTAGGCAGGGAGAGTCAAGGTCGCGGGTCCCAGGCGGGGATCGCTCACCCAGTCAAAGTCACACGGGTTGCCGTCTTCGCGTTGCGTGGGGAGACCGTGGCAGACCGGCGGCAGCTTCCTCACCAGTAGGAAGGCGGCAGACAGTAGGGCTGACAGAAGGTAGTAAGGCCGGGCCAGCCATCGTGAAAGTCGCGGCACCGAATACACCAGAGCAATTAAAGGTGCGAGTACCGCCATCTTCTCGGCCCTTGCGGCGCCCGCCGCTTGGCGGCGAAGGTAGGTCTGGTCCTGGCTCCCCTCCCATAGGAACATCCACGGGGCTCCGTTCCGGATGCGCCGCCTCTGAACTGGCCTTAGATCCTGATTGGACACCACGGATGGGGGAAAGGCGATTTGAGACTCTATTGGACAACTTGGCTGTCGCTCTTTTTATCTAAGTCATTTTATTGGATATACGGCTGTGGTCAGTAGAGCGCTCTCAGAGAAGAGTTTAATAAGGCAGCACTTCCAGAACGTCCTCATAAGGCGACGGAAGGGGTTGCCGGAAGGAGGTAGGCGGGGACTGAGGCATCCAGTGATAAACGGTTCCCAGAGTTGGAGGGCGTTACCGGGTGAAGAGATTGTCCAATGAAAGTCATCAACGCCAGACACCGAGGCAGAGCCGGAGTGGAGGGGACGATGGAGAATTTCACGGCGCTGTTCGGGACTCAGGCTGatccaccaccaccccctacCGCGCTCGGCTTCGGACCCGGGAAGCCTCCGCCCCCACCTCCACCGCCTCCGGGTGGGGGACCCGGCACAGCCCCACCCGCCTCCGCGGCCCCAGCCCCTCCCGGTGCCGACAAGTCTACGGCCGGTTGTGGCCCCTTTTACCTGATGAGGGAACTGCCAGGTGGGTACTAGGCCTGGCCGAAACCGGCCAGTCCGGTAATAGAAGGCGTAATGGGCGTGCCTGTCAGTCAGCTGGTACCTAGGCAACGTGGACTAGGACCGAGTTGCGCTAACCCCGTGGACCTCTGAGGGTCCGCACCCAAAGTGATGCAATGAATGAATTCatgggatgggaagaggggtatgCATCGTCCACGCCACATCCGGGCTGTGTCCCTTACACTGGTTTATGGCTCCCTAAAGATGGTCTAGGGTTTGAGTTTGGATGTGAAGAGGCCTGATTTAACATCCTAGGAAATCTAAGGTTTTTGTTTCAAGTCTACTACAAACGTGCAGTTTGTTGGTTTGGGATAAGTTGCTTTCCTCCTCAGGGCCTCGGCGTTTCCGCCGCTGTTCAGAAAAGGGTTTGGAGTGGAACCAGACAGACGCtttcatttaaagatttattttgttgaaCACCTCCTATGCACCCAGCACTTTTCTAAATGCTGAGGCTATAGGTGTGTGAACAAGACTGATAAGATCTTTGCCTTTTTGGAGTTTACATTTCAGTGGGTggacaaacaataaacaagataATATCAGATAATGGTTAATCCAGGAGGAGAAAATATGATGAAGAATGGAGTAGGAGGACTTACTTTAGCTAGAGCATCAGAGAAGCCCTCCTTGAGTAGATAACATTGGAACTAAAAATATCAGCATAGAGAAAGGACCAGCCATGCATGTATGTGAAAAGGAGATAGATATAAGGAATGACAGCAAAATCCTTGATGTGAGAAAAGGTTTGGAATAGCTGAGGAACAGAGACTGATTGGCCCAGTGAAGTGATCAAGGGGAAGAGTGGTAGGAGATAAAGGTGGGAGAGGTGGGCAGAGGCCTTTATAGGGTAATAAAAGATTTTAAGTTGAGGGGGAAGCCATTGGGAGTTTTAACACAGAGGAGTGACAtgatataattcatttatttttaaaccacTCAAGCAGCATGTAAAGAAGAGGGAAATCAGAAGTTACTGCTTTGTAGTCCAGGGAAGAGTTTGATGGTTTAGAGTAGGGCTGTAGCAGTAAAGAAGAGAAGTGAATGACTGCTGGGTAAATTTTATAGGTAGAGCTAATAGGAATGATGGATCAGAATTAAAGAAAGAGAGGAATTGAGGATGACTTGTAAGTTTTTAGTTTGAATAATTGGGTGAATGGTAGTGCTAGGACTGGGAAGATCAAAAAGGAACAGGTTTAAGGGGGTGAAAATCAAGTCTTTTTGGACATGTCTCTGCAATGCTTTTTAGTTCTGCCCAGATTCTCTTGCCACATCATCACTTGAGGGAAATAATAACAAATACCAGTGCAGTACCTTATGCTATATGTTATTGcatttaatatttagaacagttgcTTGAGGTAGGCTTTGCTGTCTGCATTTTATAGTTGAAAAAAACTAAAACTTATAGAGGTGGACATCCAGCAGTttctttaaccttttttttcccccttattctGATTGTACCTATTTATATCAATCAGTGGACAGATATTTAACATCTTTCTGGGAAAATACCAAATGTGGGAAGCGGAGACAGATTAATTAATAAGCTCAGTCCTCGTTTAAGGAGATTTTTATAGTTGGAGATGTAAAATATGTGGTTTAAGTGTAAAGTAATGGACTGTATTTCTTGTCAAGGCCAATCTCATTACTTTGTGGCTGTGCCTCACACACACAGCAAGTAACAATATTATAGCAAACAATACTGAGGAACTACACCACGGTTTTCAGAATGTGTTCCTTGTTAgccaaagtgatagcaacaataAGATGTGACTGGAGCCGGGCCTAGAAGAGTTcatgttaatgaagaaaattggcACAAATTTTCctaaaaaggaaacaataagagCAATGTTTTTGTTTCAGGAGATAATGGGGACCCATTTGGTTGGATCAGAACTTTTGCATAGGCAAGTAGTGATTGATAAGACCCCAAAGATAAGTTGGAGTAAGATGTGTTTAGTTGTCAGTACCAAAGAAATTTGAGCTTTTCCCTGAAGGTAATAAGAAACCtttgagatttttttatttttaagatttatttatttatttctccatccccccccttattgtttgtgttcgctgtctgctcttctgtctgcttgtcttcttttaggaggcaccaggcatcgaacccaggacctcccgtgtgggagggaggtgcccaatctcttgagccatatccgctccctgGTTGTTGTGTCTCTGCATTGCGTCAGCTCATTGCACCAGTTCGTCGTACCAACcctttgcatcagctcactgtcttcctcttcttctttagaaggtaccaggaactgaacccaggacctcccatgtgggaggcaggtgcccaaattgcttgagccacatttatgccctgttgagattttttttaactgaGGAGTACTGCTTTCTAGTAATGATTAGAGAATGTGGGTGCTAAAGATGAACTAGAGAAGCCATGTATAAAGTGaagatctaaaaaaaataaataagggaagtggatgtggatcaagtgatagagcttccgcctactatatgggaggacctgggtttgatcccttgggcctcctggtaaaaaagaagagaaagcatgcctgtgcagtaagccagtgcctgcacgagtgcctgtgtgagtgcccacgtggtgagccagtgccctatGCAAGTGagtcgtgcagcaagatgatgacacatcaaaagagcgacaaggggagagtcaaggtgaagcgcagcagaaaccaggaactgaggtggtgcaattggtagggaacctctctccccatcagaggtctccaggattgaatcctggtgaatcctagaggagagaaaatgagaagacaagacaacatagacagcaaaaacagcagggtggtaggagaggaagggggggaaataaatctaaaaaaaaaaaagaatcgatATGGAATTGTATGTTGGAAATGCAAGATTTGTTTTCAGGAGAGGACTCAGGACTGGGAAGAGagatttataaattatttttatgaactGATGGTCTAAAGAGGAAGTTGGATAAACACATAagtcagagatttttaaaaaaagcctagAGTGACTTCTCAGATTTGAGCATAACCACATGGGAGGAGAAAAGctggtaaaaaagagaaaaatcaggaTACGGTAATGGCAGGAGACTGTGCCCACAGAGTTGTGAAAAGAAGTACCTTGGCACTGAGTCTCCTGCCATAACAGTAGACGACTCTTCTGAGAAGTTTGTCATAGaggaaaaataactttaatgatttaataagtatttattgagtatttagtGGCACTAACTGTATATGAATGAACAGGTTATTGTCTCTGCATTCAAGAGGTTTAGAGCCTGAGTTTTCCCAGGTGACTGATTATAAACAAAAGACTTTTGTCATTTGTACCCTGCATGTTCATCATAACCATAGATGAAGTTGTAGCTTAAATATTCCCACCCTTGCCACTAGATCCTCACTAAGCTAACAAGTTTATATTTTTTGTAAAAGGTCAGCCATGTAATATTTATACCGATAATGtcttacatttatatatacatatatatatacacacacacacatttcaatGTGATTTCATTTGAATCCTGAAAAACAATGAAGTATACTTAACATAGCTCTTGCCCCATTCCACATgtaagaggaaactgaggtatagaGGACAGTCAGGATTAGAATTCTAGTGGCCCAACTTCTATTTAAACATTTCTTCTTTCTAGATAAAGCTTTGGATATGGTTTGAGGAAGAATAAAGTTGTTGGTAGGAAAAGTCGGGCACCAGTAACTAGAAAAAGGTTTTGGCTGTTTTTCTTTGTAAAGGTGGTGATTCGTGTTCTtgctaaagaaaaaactgaagctGTTGACAAGAACCACATTTGTTTCTGTTTGCTTACAACTAAGCTGTGGGGTAATGTTATCTTGGCCATGTCAGAGAACATAGTTTCTCActagtacattttattttattttattttatttttattttttttaaagtttttcttcattttcatttagggGGATAACATATGGAGAATGGAAACATTCAGAGTTTAATCAGTTTTGGTCATCAAAGGGCTGAAAAACATTGCAACcagatttctcttgaaatttagACTAGTACATTTTATGAAAAGCACTCAGACCAATGTATAGCACAGAGTAAGTGCCATACAAGTGTTAGCTGTTATTCTGGTTAGTCCACGGAGAATGGAGCCTCTCTTTTAACTGGGTTAGAGCAGTTTCCATCTCTGCTCCTTTTGGATTTTTGCctacttttttctcctttcactcCAACTTCTCTTTTATATTACTATATTTTTAGTGTTTATTGTTCCTTTTgcagtttacttttaaaattaaaattttatagttctcactttaaaaattccttatGCAGATTATTCTAAAATAGTCCTTCATGGTCCTTCTCAGttaatgacttaaaaaaataacttttctctTCAGACCAATctcttttttgattattattctCCCTGTGTTCTCCAGGCAGCACAGAACTGACAGGCAGCACCAATTTGATCACACACTACAACCTGGAACATGCCTATAATAAATTCTGTGGGAAGAAGGTGAAGGAGAAGCTAAGTAATTTCCTGCCTGACCTTCCAGGGATGATTGACTTGCCTGGCTCCCATGATAACAGCAGCCTCCGCTCCCTCATTGAGAAGCCCCCTATTCTTGGTGGCTCTTTTAATCCCATCACAGGGACTATGCTGGCTGGCTTTCGCCTCCACACTGGTCCGGTGAGTCCCCTCTTGGGGAGGAAGAAGGCAAATGGGGAAGCCTAAAAGGCATGGAGGTGGTTTGTCTCTGTCCAAGTCAGTTCCTTTTTAATTTACTGAGCAGAACAAATGATGGGAGCAGGGATTTCCTCCCTCTATTCACCTGGACCTTCTTTGGTTCCTTCAGTTGCCAGAGCAGTGTCGTCTGATGCATATTCAGCCTCCCAAAAAGAAGAATAAGCACAAGCACAAACAGAGCCGAACCCAGGATCCTGTCCCCCCAGGTAAGAAGCCAGCAACCTGACCTTCCACAGTTAATCCCAGTTAAGGTCCTGTGGAGCCCTGGACTCCCAAATTCTGAAGAAATTAATTACTGGGGTCTTTTGGGCAAGGAGAAGCTTGGAACTGGGGTTAGCAGTGTCTCCGTATTTTTCTGTCCATTCGAGTAAAGCAGTTGTGCCTGATTCAGGATGTTCACGTAGTACTGAGAATTCACAGTAGTAGGGAATTTTGAGCTCTCCAGGTAATAGGCACCTAATGTTTCCTACAGAGACACCATCTGATTCAGatcataagaagaaaaaaaagaaaaaagaagaggatcCTGAacggaaaagaaagaagaaagaaaagaagaaaaagaaggtagGGTAGGGGTATATTGCCCAGTGAGGTTACCCATGTCTCACCCCCGGTACTAAGCAAAGTCCAAGCCTTTTGCCTTGGGTTAGACATGTGATTGAAAACCCAGACAGGATGGTTTTTTCCTGTACAGCCCTGGTTAAGGCACCCAGATCATAGTTGTTTCTCTTACCTCTCCTTCTTTGTCTTCCCCAGAACCGACACAGTCCGGACCACCCAAGTATGGGCAGCTCCcaggccagcagcagcagcagcctccGTTAACAGGACCACTGGACTCTACCATAATGGCTTTTCCCATTGTACTGAACCTAAGAAAAGCTGCTTCCCAGGCTCCTGGACACTGCCTTTGGAGCATCACCTGGCTGTGGCAGAAGCCAGCTCCTGCTGTGCTCCGTTGAGGTTAATATGTTAGGAGAAAAGGGCCATACTTTTGTAAGGCCCAGCCCAGTTGTCTTTCTCATGGACATCTCTTCTCCCAGGAaggtttctttccttcttttgtacaGTTTGATTTAGTACTTGATTTGGTTTGTTaaagagtttttcttttaaaaaaaaaaacaaaacaaaactgcattTACCAAACCAGGTGAAGTGTTGTTCCCTATTAAGAGGTAAATGTGTTTCTGGGTCGGGGATTAAGCCCAGACATTGCAAAGATCTGTAGAGATTTGGGTCTTGTCATGACATCTCCTCAGCAGGCAGGGAAACCACCAAAACAAGATTGAGAATATGGCCTAAAAGTGATTCCCTCCAGGAGGAAGCAGAGCTTGCGAATACCTTTCCCCAGCAGATATGAAACATACTGTTCATAAGGACTAGGAACCTGAATGATCTTCAGGCTCCATCTTAAGAGCTGATCCAATTAGGGCTTAATTTATGTTCTGATGTTCTAGGTTGA
Coding sequences:
- the MED19 gene encoding mediator of RNA polymerase II transcription subunit 19; translated protein: MKVINARHRGRAGVEGTMENFTALFGTQADPPPPPTALGFGPGKPPPPPPPPPGGGPGTAPPASAAPAPPGADKSTAGCGPFYLMRELPGSTELTGSTNLITHYNLEHAYNKFCGKKVKEKLSNFLPDLPGMIDLPGSHDNSSLRSLIEKPPILGGSFNPITGTMLAGFRLHTGPLPEQCRLMHIQPPKKKNKHKHKQSRTQDPVPPETPSDSDHKKKKKKKEEDPERKRKKKEKKKKKNRHSPDHPSMGSSQASSSSSLR